From a region of the Helicobacter hepaticus ATCC 51449 genome:
- a CDS encoding glycosyltransferase family 10 domain-containing protein → MNQGCTKTHKPTKKVYFCDGAVKGKIVALLEQHYELILTNKDPDYIFYSCMGFEHLNYNKVRIFATGENLRADFNFCDYAIGYDYIHFEDRYLRYPLYLHCESDMQKAMNKHLHITPETLQNKSRFCTFVVSNGKADEIRTQFFDFLSQYNRVDSGGRYKNNIGNPVVDKYAFLKEGKFNIAFENSSTNGYITEKLIQAFAAHTIPIYWGDERISLPLDKMGGGINPKSFINMHKYESYKEVLETIYFLDTHDEAYLSMLSEPVFLDKNHQKIFDEKLENFLLHIFNQPLEKAYRRGFGQWRCNIEKRYKKAQKARQIVNNFANIFQIPLRTLKKYLLSIYLSATSKSFVFFTKERTSK, encoded by the coding sequence ATGAACCAAGGTTGCACAAAAACTCACAAGCCCACAAAAAAAGTATATTTTTGTGATGGGGCAGTGAAAGGGAAAATTGTTGCTTTACTTGAACAACATTATGAACTTATTTTGACCAATAAGGACCCAGATTATATTTTTTACTCTTGTATGGGATTTGAACATCTTAATTACAATAAAGTAAGAATCTTTGCCACAGGCGAAAATCTACGAGCAGATTTTAATTTTTGTGATTACGCTATTGGATATGATTATATACATTTTGAAGACCGATATTTGCGCTATCCACTTTATCTTCACTGCGAATCTGATATGCAAAAAGCTATGAACAAACACTTACATATTACACCAGAGACACTCCAAAATAAGAGTCGTTTTTGCACTTTTGTTGTAAGCAATGGTAAGGCAGATGAGATACGCACACAATTTTTTGATTTTTTAAGTCAATATAATCGTGTAGATAGCGGTGGACGATACAAAAATAATATTGGGAATCCTGTCGTAGATAAATATGCTTTTTTAAAAGAGGGTAAATTCAATATCGCTTTTGAAAATTCAAGCACAAATGGCTATATTACCGAGAAACTTATTCAAGCTTTTGCTGCACACACCATACCCATTTATTGGGGAGATGAACGCATAAGTTTGCCTTTAGATAAAATGGGGGGGGGGATAAATCCAAAGTCTTTTATTAATATGCATAAATATGAGAGCTACAAAGAAGTTTTAGAAACCATTTATTTTCTTGATACCCACGATGAAGCTTATTTATCAATGTTAAGTGAGCCTGTATTTTTGGATAAAAATCATCAAAAAATATTTGATGAAAAACTTGAAAACTTTTTGCTTCATATTTTTAATCAACCCTTAGAAAAAGCTTATCGCAGAGGATTTGGACAATGGCGTTGCAATATTGAAAAACGATATAAAAAAGCTCAAAAAGCGCGTCAGATTGTCAATAATTTTGCAAATATTTTTCAAATACCTCTGCGCACTTTGAAAAAATATCTTTTGTCTATTTATCTATCCGCGACCTCAAAAAGTTTCGTCTTTTTCACCAAAGAGCGCACAAGTAAATAA
- a CDS encoding ribonucleoside-diphosphate reductase subunit alpha translates to MLDTITVTKRNGRIEPLDIAKIQKHTYAAVEGLEGVSQSELEVDAKILFKDKITTEEIQQTLIKTAVDKIDVNTPNWSFVAARLFLYDLYHKVTGWTGYKKLEEYFEQGEREGKLISGIKEKYDLAFLDSHIKPERDLQFNYLGIKTLYDRYLLKDSNNRPIELPQHMFMAIAMFLAQNEKDCNAWAVKFYNMISLFEVICATPTLANARTTRHQLSSCFVGSTPDNIEGIFDAYKEMALLSKYGGGIGWDFSRVRGLGSFIDGHKNAAGGVVPFLKIANDVAIAVDQLGTRKGAIATYLEIWHNDIHDFIDLRKNSGEERRRTHDLFPAIWICDLFMKRVESNEFWTLFDPYECPELTELYGEAFEAKYIEYEQSDKVLKSRILAKDLWKKILTNYFESGLPFLCFKDNANRVNPNAHAGIIRSSNLCTEIFQNTNPNHYVVEVEFEDGSKVVYEEKEEVKLDNGMCKRANKITSVDSINGRKVFITSRIAQGGATAVCNLASVNLSKINTKEDIERVLPIAIRMLDNVIDLNFYPNRKVKVTNMQNRAIGLGVMGEAEMLARSHIDWGSEEHLIKIDEIMELVSFYAIESSANLAQEKGKYPQFEGSNWSKGIFPIDMANKEALKIVDRGGLFSQQCDWESLRAKVKTQGMRNGYLMAIAPTSSISILVGTTQTIEPVYRKKWYEENLSGLIPVVVPHLNLDTWNYYVSAYDIEQTHIIKAAAVRQKWIDQGQSTNIFVRLDKASGKMLNDIYTLAWKLGLKSTYYLRSQSPEAEEQVMDRSVECVNCQ, encoded by the coding sequence ATGTTAGATACAATCACGGTTACAAAGAGAAATGGTCGGATTGAACCACTTGATATTGCAAAGATTCAAAAACATACTTACGCGGCAGTAGAGGGGTTAGAAGGAGTTAGTCAAAGTGAGTTAGAAGTTGATGCAAAGATTCTATTTAAAGATAAAATTACAACTGAAGAAATTCAGCAAACACTCATAAAAACAGCAGTAGATAAAATTGATGTAAATACGCCAAATTGGAGTTTTGTAGCAGCACGATTATTTTTGTATGATTTGTATCATAAAGTTACAGGTTGGACAGGTTATAAAAAGCTTGAAGAGTATTTTGAACAGGGGGAAAGAGAGGGTAAGCTTATCTCTGGTATTAAAGAAAAATATGATTTAGCATTTTTAGATTCTCATATTAAGCCTGAACGTGATTTGCAATTTAATTATTTGGGCATTAAGACACTTTATGATAGATATTTATTAAAAGATAGTAATAATCGTCCCATTGAATTGCCTCAACATATGTTTATGGCAATTGCTATGTTTTTGGCACAAAATGAAAAAGATTGCAACGCTTGGGCAGTGAAATTTTATAATATGATTTCCTTATTTGAGGTTATTTGCGCGACACCTACCCTTGCAAATGCTCGCACTACGCGTCATCAGTTAAGCTCGTGTTTTGTAGGAAGCACGCCTGATAATATTGAGGGAATCTTTGATGCTTATAAAGAAATGGCACTTTTAAGCAAATATGGAGGCGGTATAGGCTGGGATTTTAGCCGAGTGCGTGGGCTTGGAAGCTTTATTGATGGACATAAAAATGCAGCAGGTGGTGTCGTGCCATTTTTAAAAATCGCTAATGATGTGGCAATAGCAGTTGATCAGCTTGGCACACGAAAGGGTGCAATTGCTACTTATTTAGAGATTTGGCATAATGATATTCACGATTTTATTGATTTGCGCAAAAATAGCGGTGAGGAGCGAAGACGCACACACGACTTATTCCCTGCTATTTGGATTTGTGATTTATTTATGAAGCGCGTAGAATCAAATGAGTTTTGGACACTTTTTGACCCTTATGAATGTCCTGAACTCACTGAACTCTATGGTGAAGCATTTGAAGCAAAATATATTGAATATGAGCAATCTGATAAGGTATTAAAATCTCGTATATTAGCCAAAGATTTATGGAAAAAGATTTTGACAAATTATTTTGAATCTGGCTTGCCTTTTTTATGCTTTAAAGACAATGCTAATCGGGTAAATCCTAATGCTCACGCAGGAATTATTAGAAGCTCAAATCTCTGCACAGAGATTTTTCAAAATACTAATCCTAACCATTATGTGGTGGAAGTGGAGTTTGAAGATGGCTCAAAAGTAGTGTATGAAGAAAAAGAAGAGGTAAAGCTTGATAATGGTATGTGCAAGAGGGCAAATAAAATTACAAGTGTAGATTCTATAAATGGTAGGAAAGTGTTTATTACTTCGCGTATAGCACAAGGTGGGGCAACAGCGGTATGTAATCTCGCAAGTGTGAATCTAAGCAAAATAAACACCAAGGAAGATATTGAGCGTGTCTTGCCTATTGCTATTAGAATGCTTGATAATGTCATTGATTTAAATTTTTATCCTAATCGTAAAGTTAAAGTTACAAATATGCAAAATCGTGCTATTGGGCTTGGAGTTATGGGTGAAGCAGAAATGCTTGCGCGTTCCCACATTGATTGGGGGAGTGAAGAGCATTTGATAAAAATTGATGAGATTATGGAACTTGTGAGTTTTTATGCGATTGAATCAAGTGCAAATCTTGCCCAAGAAAAGGGTAAATATCCTCAATTTGAAGGCAGTAATTGGAGCAAAGGCATATTTCCTATTGATATGGCAAACAAAGAGGCACTTAAGATTGTTGATAGAGGGGGGCTTTTCTCACAGCAATGTGATTGGGAATCTTTGAGAGCAAAAGTAAAAACACAAGGTATGCGCAATGGCTATTTAATGGCGATTGCTCCTACAAGTTCAATTAGTATTTTAGTAGGCACAACACAAACCATTGAGCCTGTGTATAGAAAAAAATGGTATGAAGAGAATCTAAGCGGACTTATTCCTGTGGTTGTGCCTCACTTGAACCTTGACACTTGGAATTATTATGTTTCAGCGTATGATATTGAGCAAACTCATATCATTAAAGCGGCGGCTGTCCGACAAAAATGGATAGATCAAGGGCAAAGCACAAATATTTTTGTGCGTCTTGATAAAGCAAGTGGTAAAATGCTCAATGACATTTATACACTTGCGTGGAAATTAGGATTGAAAAGCACATATTATTTACGCTCTCAAAGCCCAGAGGCAGAAGAGCAGGTGATGGATAGAAGTGTAGAATGTGTGAATTGTCAATAA
- the lspA gene encoding signal peptidase II — MTFAFRHLKQITAKQLSIFIVLFILSIALDQWVKFIMLEGFVWESEAITIGGRALVYNKGVAFSMFSFLEEYLKYIQILLLIILFAGALWSDFFIKHYVPLGILIGAGLSNIIDRFVYEGVVDYVYWHYWFDFAIFNLADVLIDISVVLMIYQMLQEKRNGGHDWT; from the coding sequence ATGACTTTTGCATTTAGGCATTTAAAGCAGATTACAGCAAAACAACTAAGCATTTTTATCGTGCTTTTTATCCTAAGTATAGCTCTTGATCAATGGGTAAAATTCATTATGCTTGAGGGCTTTGTATGGGAGAGTGAAGCAATAACTATCGGGGGGAGGGCTCTTGTATATAATAAAGGCGTAGCATTTTCAATGTTTAGCTTTTTAGAGGAATATTTAAAATATATTCAGATTCTGCTTTTGATTATTTTATTTGCAGGTGCATTGTGGAGTGATTTTTTTATTAAACATTATGTGCCTCTTGGCATTTTAATTGGTGCGGGTTTATCAAATATCATTGATAGATTTGTATATGAGGGAGTTGTAGATTATGTGTATTGGCATTATTGGTTTGATTTTGCAATTTTTAACCTTGCTGATGTGCTCATTGATATAAGTGTGGTGTTGATGATTTATCAAATGTTACAAGAAAAAAGAAATGGTGGCCACGACTGGACTTGA
- the rpsT gene encoding 30S ribosomal protein S20, producing MANHKSAQKRIRQTKTRTERNRYYKTRIKNIVRDLREAVLNKDVAKAQEALKIANKELHKYVSKGILKKNTAARKVSRLNASVKKIAQSA from the coding sequence ATGGCAAATCATAAATCTGCTCAAAAACGCATTCGGCAAACAAAAACTAGAACTGAACGCAACCGATACTACAAAACGCGTATTAAAAATATTGTCAGAGACCTTCGTGAGGCTGTTTTAAACAAAGATGTAGCAAAAGCACAAGAAGCGCTCAAAATTGCCAATAAAGAACTTCATAAATATGTCAGCAAAGGGATTTTGAAAAAAAACACTGCTGCACGCAAAGTATCGCGGCTTAATGCAAGTGTGAAAAAAATCGCTCAATCTGCTTAA
- a CDS encoding DUF3943 domain-containing protein, with the protein MNFTFANKFKLMLLNMFLVCNSWGTQLPHLEYEKLEPHTESNAPLDLQKHQYYEPQNKIAYLAASSGIILGGTLISAGVLYLMPESVTNWNKDEIKNLGKNWARKTSQGPVVDADNWFLNWVTHPYWGAVYYMQPRVAGYSWNISALYSVLASALFWEYGIEAFAEIPSWQDLIVTPAIGSMFGELFYQASLRIHNNHDTILGSRFLGKSALLLMDPIGFILKDLGVAKRIGIKNKNEAQSFIMPLKNTKGEGAQIVFAMRF; encoded by the coding sequence ATGAATTTTACATTTGCTAATAAATTTAAGCTTATGCTCTTAAATATGTTTTTGGTTTGTAATTCTTGGGGAACACAACTCCCTCACTTAGAATACGAAAAGCTAGAGCCACATACCGAATCTAATGCTCCATTAGATTTGCAAAAACATCAATATTATGAGCCACAAAATAAAATTGCATATTTGGCTGCAAGTTCGGGCATTATACTTGGTGGGACACTCATAAGCGCTGGTGTGCTTTATCTTATGCCTGAGAGTGTAACAAACTGGAACAAAGATGAAATAAAGAATCTTGGCAAAAATTGGGCAAGGAAAACCTCACAGGGACCAGTAGTAGATGCCGATAATTGGTTTTTAAATTGGGTTACACACCCTTATTGGGGTGCAGTGTATTATATGCAACCTCGTGTTGCAGGATATAGCTGGAATATATCTGCACTTTATAGTGTTCTTGCTTCTGCTCTTTTTTGGGAATATGGCATTGAAGCATTCGCTGAAATACCATCGTGGCAAGATTTAATTGTTACTCCTGCAATTGGCTCAATGTTTGGTGAATTATTCTACCAAGCTTCACTTCGTATCCATAACAATCACGACACAATTCTTGGCTCACGTTTTCTTGGCAAAAGTGCCTTGCTTCTTATGGATCCTATTGGATTTATTTTGAAAGATTTAGGGGTAGCAAAACGAATTGGAATAAAAAATAAAAATGAAGCCCAAAGTTTCATTATGCCACTAAAAAACACAAAGGGTGAAGGAGCACAGATCGTTTTTGCGATGCGTTTCTAG
- a CDS encoding adenylate kinase, whose protein sequence is MKKLFLIIGAPGSGKTTDAQIIARDNADSIVHYSTGDLLREEVASGSEYGKTIDSFISKGNLVPLDIVVGTIINAIANAPKDVIIIDGYPRSIEQMEALDEKLKAQNQVQLVSVIEVEVSESVARERVLGRARGADDNVEVFNNRMQVYLTPLKDIETFYSKQKVLHKINGERMIEEIVSEMESFIKGKM, encoded by the coding sequence ATGAAAAAGTTGTTTTTAATTATTGGTGCGCCCGGTTCGGGAAAGACGACAGATGCACAAATCATTGCAAGAGATAATGCGGATTCTATCGTGCATTATTCCACGGGAGATTTATTACGCGAAGAAGTTGCAAGTGGTAGTGAATATGGGAAAACCATTGATAGTTTTATTAGTAAGGGCAATCTTGTCCCACTTGATATTGTAGTTGGCACAATTATTAATGCCATAGCAAATGCGCCCAAAGATGTTATCATTATTGATGGCTATCCTCGTAGCATAGAGCAAATGGAAGCCCTTGATGAAAAACTTAAAGCACAAAATCAAGTGCAATTAGTGAGCGTAATAGAAGTTGAAGTAAGTGAATCTGTCGCAAGAGAGAGAGTGTTAGGACGGGCAAGAGGTGCAGATGATAATGTAGAAGTATTTAATAATCGTATGCAAGTGTATCTCACGCCACTTAAAGATATTGAGACATTTTATAGTAAGCAAAAAGTGCTTCATAAAATTAATGGTGAGCGTATGATTGAGGAAATCGTAAGTGAAATGGAAAGTTTTATTAAAGGGAAAATGTAA
- the glmM gene encoding phosphoglucosamine mutase, which yields MKTKDTKAKLFGTDGVRGRAGEVITPSSVIALGTSAGIHFRQHSLTNKILVGKDTRRSGYMIENALVSALTSVGYDVIQIGPMPTPAVAFLTEDMRCDAGIMISASHNPYDDNGIKFFNHYGYKLAQEEEESIESYYYNPTSLQSALKSGLEIGSSKRIDDVVGRYIVHIKNSFPKNLTLRGLRIVCDCANGAAYRVAPIVLSELGADVIAINDEPNGYNINKQCGAMHPEGLAQEVMTYRADVGFALDGDADRLVVVDNKGNIVNGDKLIGALALYQKQIGKLENNAIVATLMSNLALEEFLKSHQIGLHRCNVGDKYVWDKMREHKLNFGGESSGHIIFSDYAKTGDGLVSALQVLALLIQSGKSSQDALNPFEIYPSELVNLKVSQKKPLEKINGLQEKLDSISASGNRYLVRYSGTENKLRILVEGKDYKLVSEQVKMLVDLCQKQLNV from the coding sequence ATGAAGACAAAAGATACAAAGGCAAAACTATTTGGCACTGATGGTGTCCGAGGACGTGCGGGGGAAGTGATTACTCCCTCAAGTGTGATAGCTTTAGGAACAAGTGCGGGGATACACTTTCGCCAACATTCATTGACAAATAAGATTCTCGTAGGCAAGGATACACGTCGTAGCGGTTATATGATAGAAAACGCTCTTGTTTCTGCTCTCACTTCTGTGGGCTATGATGTGATACAAATTGGTCCTATGCCTACTCCCGCCGTTGCTTTTTTGACAGAGGATATGCGATGCGATGCGGGAATTATGATAAGCGCAAGCCATAATCCCTATGATGATAATGGTATAAAATTCTTTAATCATTATGGTTATAAACTTGCTCAAGAAGAAGAAGAAAGTATAGAATCTTATTATTACAATCCCACCTCGCTCCAAAGCGCACTCAAAAGTGGGCTAGAAATCGGTAGTTCAAAGCGTATTGATGATGTGGTGGGACGTTATATTGTGCATATTAAAAATTCTTTTCCAAAGAATCTAACTTTACGAGGATTGCGTATAGTGTGTGATTGTGCTAATGGTGCGGCATATCGTGTTGCTCCTATTGTGTTGAGCGAATTAGGAGCTGATGTGATAGCTATTAATGATGAGCCTAATGGATACAATATCAACAAGCAGTGCGGAGCTATGCACCCTGAAGGCTTGGCTCAAGAAGTGATGACATATCGTGCTGATGTGGGCTTTGCTCTTGATGGCGATGCGGATAGATTAGTGGTGGTGGATAATAAAGGAAATATTGTCAATGGTGATAAACTCATCGGTGCACTTGCTTTGTATCAAAAGCAAATTGGCAAACTTGAAAATAATGCTATTGTGGCAACTTTGATGAGTAATCTTGCACTTGAAGAGTTCCTTAAGTCTCATCAAATAGGGCTTCATCGTTGCAATGTTGGAGATAAATATGTATGGGATAAAATGCGTGAGCATAAGCTTAATTTTGGAGGGGAGAGCAGCGGACATATTATTTTTAGTGATTATGCAAAAACTGGCGATGGCTTGGTGAGTGCATTGCAAGTTTTAGCACTTTTAATCCAAAGTGGGAAAAGTTCTCAAGATGCGCTTAATCCCTTTGAGATTTATCCGAGCGAGCTTGTGAATCTTAAAGTTTCTCAAAAAAAGCCACTTGAAAAAATTAATGGATTGCAAGAAAAATTAGATTCTATAAGTGCATCTGGGAATCGCTACCTTGTGCGCTACTCTGGCACAGAAAATAAACTTAGAATCTTGGTGGAAGGTAAAGATTACAAGCTTGTGAGTGAGCAAGTTAAAATGCTTGTTGATTTATGCCAAAAGCAGCTCAATGTGTAA
- a CDS encoding NAD(P)H-dependent oxidoreductase — MNPFLESIYFRHSCKLFDENKKIPKETFEEILEVGRLAPSSFGMEPTRLLVLRSDEAKKALRPLCWDQPQITSASEVVVFKSLQSDLVPPSEYAKRNTFRRKMDLNGYETFCSRLGDYLKARGFTDEKIAHWSALQAYIMATYMVSYASYIKIDTCYIEGFEKRKVEELYGLDRFKEQVSLIVCFGYRGKAQQARYRITLDELVEYK, encoded by the coding sequence ATGAATCCTTTTTTAGAATCAATTTATTTTCGCCACTCCTGCAAACTTTTTGATGAGAACAAAAAAATCCCAAAAGAAACCTTTGAGGAAATTTTAGAAGTAGGACGACTTGCTCCTAGTTCATTTGGTATGGAGCCTACAAGGCTTTTAGTTTTACGCAGTGATGAAGCAAAGAAAGCATTGCGTCCGCTATGTTGGGATCAGCCACAAATTACAAGTGCAAGTGAAGTAGTGGTATTTAAAAGCTTACAAAGCGATTTAGTGCCACCAAGTGAATATGCTAAACGCAATACTTTTAGGCGAAAAATGGATTTAAATGGATATGAGACTTTTTGTAGCCGACTAGGAGATTACCTTAAAGCACGTGGATTTACTGATGAGAAAATTGCGCATTGGAGTGCTTTACAGGCTTATATTATGGCTACTTATATGGTAAGCTATGCGAGTTATATTAAAATTGACACTTGCTATATTGAAGGTTTTGAAAAACGCAAAGTAGAGGAGCTTTATGGATTGGATCGCTTTAAAGAACAAGTAAGTTTGATTGTATGTTTTGGTTATCGCGGTAAAGCACAGCAGGCACGTTATAGAATCACGCTTGATGAATTGGTTGAATATAAATAA
- the typA gene encoding translational GTPase TypA: MQNIRNIAVIAHVDHGKTTLVDGLLTQSGTFGEREQIDERVMDSNDLERERGITILSKNTAINYKGTKINIIDTPGHADFGGEVERVLKMVDGVLLLVDAQEGVMPQTKFVVKKALGFGIRPIVVVNKIDKPAAQPHRVIDEVFDLFVAMGASDEQLDFPVVYAAARDGYAIKELEDEKKNLEPLFEAILEYVPLPSGAKENPLQMQVFTLDYDNYVGKIGIARVFNGCIKKGENVMLAKSDGEKETGRISKLIGFLGLARTEIESAEAGDIVAIAGFNAVDVGDSIVCPTNPMPLDPMHLEEPTMSVYFAVNDSPLAGLEGKHVTANKIKDRLLKEMQTNIAMRCEEMGEGKFKVSGRGELQITILAENLRREGFEFSISRPEVIIKEENGVKCEPFEHLVIDTPQDFSGAIIEKLGKRKAEMKAMNPMSDGYTRLEFEIPARGLIGYRSEFLTDTKGEGIMNHSFLEFRPFSGSVESRKNGALISMENGDATGFSLFNIQERGILFIAPQTKVYVGMVIGEHSRDNDLDVNPIKAKHLTNMRSSGADEAIKLVPPRDLTLERALEWIEDDEILEVTPQTIRIRKKILEPNMRKRAKAK; the protein is encoded by the coding sequence ATGCAAAATATAAGAAATATTGCTGTTATTGCTCACGTTGATCACGGAAAAACTACACTTGTAGATGGGCTACTTACTCAATCCGGTACTTTTGGCGAGAGGGAACAAATTGATGAGCGTGTTATGGATTCTAATGATTTAGAAAGAGAACGAGGTATTACTATTCTTTCAAAAAATACAGCTATCAATTATAAGGGGACAAAAATAAATATTATTGACACGCCCGGACACGCGGATTTTGGTGGAGAGGTAGAACGGGTGCTTAAAATGGTTGATGGCGTGCTGCTTCTTGTAGATGCACAAGAAGGTGTTATGCCTCAAACAAAGTTTGTTGTGAAAAAAGCACTTGGTTTTGGAATCCGCCCCATTGTAGTAGTTAATAAAATTGATAAGCCAGCTGCCCAACCTCATAGAGTGATTGATGAAGTTTTTGATTTATTTGTAGCAATGGGTGCAAGTGATGAACAACTAGATTTTCCTGTAGTTTATGCTGCTGCACGAGATGGTTATGCAATCAAAGAGTTAGAAGATGAAAAGAAAAATCTTGAACCTCTTTTTGAGGCAATTTTAGAATATGTCCCACTGCCAAGTGGTGCAAAAGAGAATCCTTTGCAAATGCAAGTATTTACGCTTGATTATGATAATTATGTAGGAAAAATCGGCATTGCTCGTGTATTTAATGGTTGTATAAAAAAAGGTGAGAATGTAATGCTTGCTAAAAGTGATGGCGAGAAAGAAACTGGGCGCATTAGTAAGCTTATTGGCTTTTTAGGCTTAGCACGCACAGAGATAGAATCTGCTGAAGCCGGTGATATTGTTGCTATTGCCGGTTTTAATGCCGTTGATGTTGGAGATTCTATTGTATGTCCTACTAATCCTATGCCGCTTGACCCTATGCACCTTGAAGAACCTACAATGAGTGTGTATTTTGCAGTTAATGATAGCCCTTTAGCAGGGTTGGAGGGCAAACACGTAACGGCAAATAAAATTAAAGATAGGCTCTTAAAAGAAATGCAAACTAACATTGCTATGCGTTGTGAAGAAATGGGCGAGGGAAAATTCAAAGTGAGTGGGCGAGGGGAGTTACAAATTACCATTTTGGCTGAAAATTTGCGCCGAGAAGGCTTTGAATTTAGTATTTCACGTCCTGAAGTAATTATCAAAGAAGAGAATGGTGTGAAATGCGAGCCATTTGAGCATTTAGTCATTGATACGCCGCAAGATTTTAGCGGGGCGATTATTGAAAAGCTTGGCAAGAGAAAGGCAGAGATGAAAGCTATGAATCCTATGAGTGATGGCTATACAAGATTAGAGTTTGAGATTCCAGCGCGTGGGCTTATCGGCTATCGCAGTGAGTTTTTGACAGATACGAAAGGTGAGGGCATTATGAATCATAGTTTTTTAGAGTTTCGTCCCTTTAGTGGTAGTGTAGAATCTCGTAAAAACGGCGCACTCATTAGTATGGAAAATGGAGATGCGACAGGTTTTTCACTTTTTAATATCCAAGAGCGAGGAATACTCTTTATAGCACCACAAACTAAAGTATATGTAGGAATGGTCATTGGTGAGCATAGCAGAGATAATGATTTAGATGTTAATCCTATTAAGGCAAAACACTTAACTAATATGCGTAGTAGTGGGGCTGATGAAGCGATTAAACTTGTGCCACCAAGGGATTTAACACTAGAGAGGGCATTAGAATGGATAGAAGATGATGAAATACTTGAAGTAACTCCTCAAACTATTAGAATCCGTAAAAAGATTCTAGAGCCAAATATGCGTAAAAGAGCAAAAGCAAAATAA
- the prfA gene encoding peptide chain release factor 1 — protein MLIDKLKPIVARYDEISSLLSSESVLSNIKQLTELSKEQSDIESIAQNAKTYFSILENIVQNKALLEDKELGELAKEELKDLESAKATLEEEIKLLLIPKDPNDNKNIYLEIRAGTGGDEAGIFVGDLFKAYCRYADLQKWKVEIISSNENNVGGYKEVIALVKGNGAYSKLKFEGGTHRVQRVPETESQGRIHTSAITVAIMPEVDDVEININPNDLKIDVFRSGGHGGQSVNTTDSAVRITHIPTGISVSMQDEKSQHKNKDKALKILKARLYEAELEAQNAQNKEARKTQVGSGDRSERIRTYNYPQNRLTDHRIGLTLYSLEEIMLGGLLDEFINPLIAHAQSQAMGNIEQ, from the coding sequence ATGCTTATTGACAAACTTAAACCCATTGTGGCACGTTATGATGAGATTTCAAGCCTCCTTAGTTCAGAATCCGTTCTCTCAAATATCAAACAGCTCACAGAGCTTAGCAAAGAACAAAGCGATATAGAATCTATTGCGCAAAATGCCAAAACATATTTTTCCATCCTTGAAAATATCGTGCAAAATAAAGCTTTGCTTGAAGACAAAGAGCTTGGCGAACTTGCCAAAGAAGAACTCAAAGATTTAGAATCTGCTAAAGCCACATTAGAAGAGGAAATCAAACTTCTTCTAATCCCCAAAGACCCAAATGATAACAAAAATATCTACCTTGAGATTCGTGCTGGGACAGGCGGTGATGAGGCAGGGATTTTTGTAGGAGATTTGTTTAAAGCATATTGTCGTTATGCGGATTTACAAAAATGGAAAGTTGAAATCATAAGCTCAAATGAAAATAATGTCGGTGGTTACAAGGAAGTTATTGCACTTGTCAAAGGAAATGGTGCGTATTCTAAGCTCAAATTTGAAGGAGGCACCCACAGGGTGCAAAGAGTGCCAGAGACAGAATCTCAAGGACGCATTCACACTTCAGCTATCACTGTAGCAATTATGCCTGAAGTTGATGATGTGGAGATTAATATTAATCCTAATGATTTAAAAATTGATGTTTTTCGCAGTGGTGGGCACGGAGGGCAAAGCGTAAATACCACAGATTCAGCAGTGAGAATCACGCACATTCCTACAGGTATTAGCGTCTCTATGCAAGATGAAAAATCTCAACACAAAAATAAAGATAAGGCTCTTAAGATTCTTAAAGCAAGACTTTATGAGGCAGAGCTTGAAGCGCAAAATGCGCAAAACAAAGAAGCGCGTAAAACTCAGGTAGGAAGTGGTGATAGAAGTGAACGAATCCGCACTTATAATTATCCACAAAATCGCCTTACAGACCATAGAATCGGCTTAACTCTTTATAGCCTTGAAGAGATTATGCTTGGTGGCTTACTTGATGAATTTATCAATCCTCTCATTGCTCACGCTCAAAGTCAAGCTATGGGAAACATAGAACAATGA
- the kcuS gene encoding KCU-star family selenoprotein gives MENNDKTRKGHSYKLWWHKLKTLYRRSDRFFHLLVGMPSYDKYLEHMRIHHPDTIPKTQKEFFTEALEAKYGAGSAKC, from the coding sequence ATGGAAAATAATGACAAAACGCGTAAGGGGCATTCGTATAAACTTTGGTGGCATAAGCTAAAGACACTCTATCGGCGTAGTGATAGATTTTTTCATTTGCTAGTGGGTATGCCAAGCTATGATAAATATTTAGAACATATGAGAATCCACCACCCTGATACAATCCCTAAGACGCAAAAAGAGTTTTTTACAGAAGCTTTAGAGGCAAAGTATGGTGCAGGAAGTGCAAAATGCTGA